The following proteins are encoded in a genomic region of Nomascus leucogenys isolate Asia chromosome 17, Asia_NLE_v1, whole genome shotgun sequence:
- the STAP2 gene encoding signal-transducing adaptor protein 2: MASALRPPRVPKPKGVLPSHYYESFLEKKGPSDRDYKKFWAGLQGLTIYFYNSNRDFQHVEKLNLGAFEKLTDEIPRGSSRDPGTHFSLILRNQEIKFKVETLECREMWKGFILTVVELRVPTDLTLLPGHLYMMSEVLAKEEARRALETPSCFLKVSRLEAQLLLERYPECGNLLLRPSGDGADGVSVTTRQMHNGTHVVRHYKVKREGPKYVIDVEEPFSCTSLDAVVNYFVSHTKKALVPFLLDEDYEKVLGYVEADEENGESVWVAPSAPGPGPAPCTGGPKLLPPASVPVSSQDKLPLLPPLPPLPNQEENYVTPIGDAPAVDYENQDVASSSQPVILKPKKLPKPPAKLPKPPVGLKPEPKVFNGGLARKLPVSSAQPLFPTAGLADMTAELQKKLEKRRALEH, from the exons GATTACAAGAAGTTCTGGGCAGGCCTCCAGGGTCTCACCATTTATTTCTACAATAGCAATCGGGACTTCCAG CACGTGGAGAAACTCAACCTGGGAGCATTTGAGAAACTCACAGATGAGATTCCCCGGGGAAGCTCACGTGACCCTGGCACCCACTTCAGCCTGATTCTCCGGAATCAGGAGATCAAGTTCAAG GTAGAGACCTTGGAGTGCCGGGAAATGTGGAAAGGCTTCATCTTAACTGTGGTGGAG CTCCGTGTCCCGACCGACTTGACCCTGCTTCCTGGGCACCTATACATGATGTCTGAAGTCTTGGCCAAAGAGGAGGCGCGCCGTGCACTGGAGACACCCTC GTGCTTCCTGAAGGTGAGTCGGCTGGAGGCACAACTGCTCCTGGAGCGCTACCCTGAATGCGGGAACCTGCTGCTGCGGCCCAGCGGGGACGGCGCTGACGGCGTGTCGGTCACCACACGGCAGATGCACAATGG GACGCACGTGGTCCGGCATTACAAGGTGAAGCGGGAGGGCCCCAAGTACGTGATCGATGTGGAAGAGCCG TTCTCTTGCACCTCCCTGGACGCCGTGGTCAACTATTTCGTGTCGCACACTAAAAAGGCGCTGGTGCCATTCCTGTTGGACGAGGACTACGAGAAAGTGCTAG GCTACGTGGAAGCCGATGAGGAGAATGGCGAGAGTGTGTGGGTGGCGCCCTCCGCCCCGGGCCCAG GTCCTGCACCCTGCACAGGTGGCCCCAAGCTGCTGCCACCTGCGTCTGTGCCTGTGTCCAGCCAGGACAAGCTGCCCCTGTTACCCCCACTGCCCCCACTACCGAACCAGGAAGAGAACTACGTGACCCCCATTGGAGATGCCCCAGCTGTTGACTATGAGAACCAAGACG TGGCTTCCTCTAGTCAGCCAGTCATCCTGAAGCCAAAGAAGTTGCCGAAGCCTCCTGCAAAGCTTCCAAAGCCACCCGTTGGACTCAAGCCAG AGCCCAAAGTCTTTAATGGTGGCTTGGCCAGGAAGCTGCCAGTCAGTTCAGCTCAGCCTCTCTTCCCCACAGCCG GGCTGGCAGACATGACGGCAGAGCTACAGAAGAAGCTGGAGAAGAGGCGGGCACTGGAGCACTGA
- the FSD1 gene encoding fibronectin type III and SPRY domain-containing protein 1 isoform X1, whose translation MEEQREALRKIIKTLAVKNEEIQSFIYSLKQMLLNVEANSVKVQEDLEAEFQSLFSVLEELKEGMLMKIKQDRASRTYELQNQLAACTRALESSEELLETANQTLQAMDSEDFPQAAKQIKDGVTMAPAFRLSLKAKVSDNMSHLMVDFAQERQMLQALKFLPVPSAPVIDLAESLVADNCVTLVWRMPDEDSKIDHYVLEYRRTNFEGPPRLKEDQPWMVIEGIRQTEYTLTGLKFDMKYMNFRVKACNKAVAGEFSEPMTVETPAFMFRLDASTSHQNLRVDDLSVEWDAMGGKVQDIKAREKDGKGRTASPINSPARGTPSPKRMPSGRGGRDRFTAESYTVLGDTLIDGGEHYWEVRYEPDSKAFGVGVAYRSLGRFEQLGKTAASWCLHVNNWLQVSFTAKHANKVKVLDAPVPDCLGVHCDFHQGLLSFYNARTKQVLHTFKTRFTQPLLPAFTVWCGSFQVTTGLQVPSAVRCLQKRGSATSSSNTSLT comes from the exons ATGGAAGAACAGAGG GAGGCCCTGAGGAAGATCATCAAAACACTGGCTGTGAAGAATGAGGAAATTCAGAGCTTTATCTACTCCCTGAAACAGATGCTGCTGAACGTGGAG GCGAACTCAGTGAAGGTGCAGGAGGACCTCGAAGCAGAGTTCCAGTCCCTCTTCTCCGTCCTGGAGGAGCTGAAAGAAGGCATGCTTATGAAGATAAAACAGGACCGTGCCAGCCGCACCTACGAGCTGCAG AACCAGCTGGCTGCCTGCACACGGGCCCTGGAGAGCTCTGAGGAGCTTCTGGAGACAGCCAACCAGACTCTGCAGGCCATGGACAGCGAGGACTTTCCTCAG GCTGCCAAGCAAATCAAAGATGG AGTGACCATGGCCCCTGCCTTCCGGCTATCATTGAAAGCGAAGGTCAGTGACAACATGAGTCACCTCATGGTGGACTTCGCACAAGAGCGGCAGATGCTACAGGCACTCAAGTTCCTGCCTG TGCCCAGCGCACCCGTGATCGACCTGGCTGAGTCCCTGGTGGCAGATAACTGTGTGACCCTGGTGTGGCGCATGCCAGATGAGGACAGCAAGATTGACCACTACGTGCTGGAGTACCGGCGGACCAACTTCGAAGGCCCGCCCCGCCTCAAGGAGGACCAGCCCTGGATGGTCATCGAGGGCATCCGGCAGACAGAGTACACCCTGACAG GTCTCAAGTTTGACATGAAATACATGAACTTCCGTGTGAAGGCCTGTAACAAGGCAGTTGCAGGAGAGTTCTCTGAGCCGATGACTGTGGAGACACCAG CGTTCATGTTCCGCCTGGATGCGTCCACATCCCACCAGAACCTGCGGGTGGATGATCTCTCCGTGGAGTGGGACGCTATGGGCGGGAAGGTTCAGGATATCAAGGCTCGCGAGAAAGATGGCAAGGGGCGGACGGCGTCTCCCATCAACTCCCCAGCCAG AGGTACTCCATCTCCCAAGAGGATGCCCTCAGGTCGTGGGGGACGGGACCGCTTCACCGCTGAGTCCTACACAGTTCTGG GGGACACGCTGATCGACGGCGGGGAGCATTACTGGGAGGTGCGCTACGAGCCGGACAGCAAGGCGTTCGGCGTGGGCGTGGCCTACCGCAGCCTGGGCCGCTTCGAGCAACTGGGCAAGACGGCCGCCTCCTGGTGCCTGCACGTCAACAATTGGCTGCAGGTCAGCTTCACGGCCAAGCACGCCAACAAGGTCAAGGTGCTGGATGCCCCCGTGCCCGACTGCCTGGGTGTGCACTGTGACTTCCACCAAG gcctccTGTCCTTCTACAATGCCCGCACCAAACAAGTGCTGCACACTTTCAAGACCAGGTTCACACAGCCACTGCTGCCTGCTTTCACG GTATGGTGTGGCAGCTTCCAGGTGACAACAGGCCTGCAGGTTCCCAGTGCTGTGCGCTGCCTGCAAAAGCGAGGCAGTGCTACCAGCAGCTCCAACACCAGCCTCACCTAG
- the FSD1 gene encoding fibronectin type III and SPRY domain-containing protein 1 isoform X2, which produces MEEQREALRKIIKTLAVKNEEIQSFIYSLKQMLLNVEANSVKVQEDLEAEFQSLFSVLEELKEGMLMKIKQDRASRTYELQNQLAACTRALESSEELLETANQTLQAMDSEDFPQAAKQIKDGVTMAPAFRLSLKAKVSDNMSHLMVDFAQERQMLQALKFLPVPSAPVIDLAESLVADNCVTLVWRMPDEDSKIDHYVLEYRRTNFEGPPRLKEDQPWMVIEGIRQTEYTLTGLKFDMKYMNFRVKACNKAVAGEFSEPMTVETPAFMFRLDASTSHQNLRVDDLSVEWDAMGGKVQDIKAREKDGKGRTASPINSPARGTPSPKRMPSGRGGRDRFTAESYTVLGDTLIDGGEHYWEVRYEPDSKAFGVGVAYRSLGRFEQLGKTAASWCLHVNNWLQASCPSTMPAPNKCCTLSRPGSHSHCCLLSRYGVAASR; this is translated from the exons ATGGAAGAACAGAGG GAGGCCCTGAGGAAGATCATCAAAACACTGGCTGTGAAGAATGAGGAAATTCAGAGCTTTATCTACTCCCTGAAACAGATGCTGCTGAACGTGGAG GCGAACTCAGTGAAGGTGCAGGAGGACCTCGAAGCAGAGTTCCAGTCCCTCTTCTCCGTCCTGGAGGAGCTGAAAGAAGGCATGCTTATGAAGATAAAACAGGACCGTGCCAGCCGCACCTACGAGCTGCAG AACCAGCTGGCTGCCTGCACACGGGCCCTGGAGAGCTCTGAGGAGCTTCTGGAGACAGCCAACCAGACTCTGCAGGCCATGGACAGCGAGGACTTTCCTCAG GCTGCCAAGCAAATCAAAGATGG AGTGACCATGGCCCCTGCCTTCCGGCTATCATTGAAAGCGAAGGTCAGTGACAACATGAGTCACCTCATGGTGGACTTCGCACAAGAGCGGCAGATGCTACAGGCACTCAAGTTCCTGCCTG TGCCCAGCGCACCCGTGATCGACCTGGCTGAGTCCCTGGTGGCAGATAACTGTGTGACCCTGGTGTGGCGCATGCCAGATGAGGACAGCAAGATTGACCACTACGTGCTGGAGTACCGGCGGACCAACTTCGAAGGCCCGCCCCGCCTCAAGGAGGACCAGCCCTGGATGGTCATCGAGGGCATCCGGCAGACAGAGTACACCCTGACAG GTCTCAAGTTTGACATGAAATACATGAACTTCCGTGTGAAGGCCTGTAACAAGGCAGTTGCAGGAGAGTTCTCTGAGCCGATGACTGTGGAGACACCAG CGTTCATGTTCCGCCTGGATGCGTCCACATCCCACCAGAACCTGCGGGTGGATGATCTCTCCGTGGAGTGGGACGCTATGGGCGGGAAGGTTCAGGATATCAAGGCTCGCGAGAAAGATGGCAAGGGGCGGACGGCGTCTCCCATCAACTCCCCAGCCAG AGGTACTCCATCTCCCAAGAGGATGCCCTCAGGTCGTGGGGGACGGGACCGCTTCACCGCTGAGTCCTACACAGTTCTGG GGGACACGCTGATCGACGGCGGGGAGCATTACTGGGAGGTGCGCTACGAGCCGGACAGCAAGGCGTTCGGCGTGGGCGTGGCCTACCGCAGCCTGGGCCGCTTCGAGCAACTGGGCAAGACGGCCGCCTCCTGGTGCCTGCACGTCAACAATTGGCTGCAG gcctccTGTCCTTCTACAATGCCCGCACCAAACAAGTGCTGCACACTTTCAAGACCAGGTTCACACAGCCACTGCTGCCTGCTTTCACG GTATGGTGTGGCAGCTTCCAGGTGA